A window of Polyodon spathula isolate WHYD16114869_AA chromosome 22, ASM1765450v1, whole genome shotgun sequence contains these coding sequences:
- the LOC121297490 gene encoding eukaryotic translation initiation factor 4E-like yields the protein MATATIQTKKKEQKKIPRDVTEATASLERLVKSPLQNRWALWFYKNDKSKTWQANLQLITKFDTVEDFWAIYNHIQVASKLSSGCDYSLFKDGIEPMWEDRRNKCGGRWLITLSKQQRHTELDRFWLETLLCIIGESFDDYSDDVCGAVINVRAKGDKIAVWTTNTENREAVTYIGRRYKEGLGLPAKIAIGYQAHADTATKSNSLGKNEFVV from the exons ATGGCTACAGCTACAATTCAAACG AAGAAAAAGGAGCAAAAGAAGATCCCACGTGATGTAACAGAAGCCACCGCTTCGCTGGAGAGGCTCGTCAAGAGCCCATTGCAGAACAG ATGGGCTCTATGGTTCTATAAGAATGACAAAAGTAAAACATGGCAGGCGAACCTGCAGCTCATCACCAAGTTCGACACAGTGGAGGATTTCTGGGC AATATATAACCACATTCAGGTTGCCAGCAAGCTGTCTTCGGGCTGTGACTACTCTCTGTTTAAG GATGGGATTGAGCCCATGTGGGAGGATAGGAGGAACAAATGCGGTGGCCGCTGGTTAATTACTCTTTCAAAACAGCAGAGGCACACCGAGCTTGATCGGTTTTGGCTGGAAACT CTCCTGTGCATCATTGGAGAGTCCTTTGATGATTACAGTGATGATGTGTGCGGCGCTGTCATCAATGTCCGTGCAAAGGGAGATAAAATCGCTGTCTGGACGACCAACACGGAAAACAGGGAGGCTGTCACTTACATTGG GCGCAGGTACAAGGAAGGGCTGGGGCTCCCTGCAAAGATAGCCATTGGCTATCAGGCTCATGCAGACACAGCGACGAAGAGCAACTCTCTTGGCAAGAACGAGTTTGTTGTCTGA